One segment of Polypterus senegalus isolate Bchr_013 chromosome 8, ASM1683550v1, whole genome shotgun sequence DNA contains the following:
- the LOC120533407 gene encoding zinc finger protein 773-like isoform X2 encodes MDGRDETCESDMNIMEQRTVHIKEEECGWEPVHLKQENLCIKDEDCELGPVGIKEEAEEKSVSIVTPKHESVESVKEEDLHYGYQDGAVTALVSSQSTHCSSLEPSIDVKSESLQSDTNRSVEMSSVRTLEDQPPPSNQSGASDITHCCSECGRHFSYKSNLTRHLRVHTGEKPYCCSECGKQFCYKSSLQCHTRIHTAEKPYSCLECGKRFSQIHNLQCHKRIHTGKTPYCCLECGKQIFYRKNFQEHLRLHTGEKPYCCSECGKKFARIDNLQRHKVIHTGEKPYCCSECGKQFFDKSSLQSHTRIHSTEKPHCCLECGKRFLRTNSLVRHKRTHTGEKPYCCLECGKQFSEKSNLRSHSKIHTREQMRPKDCTLTKKIRGLDTTKWSIEDKEEIMYCYFYATDPEFPTMGYTRRARIKLQFRNIISSSKLNNITDANLRSLIGYIKGSKKITREKLEYLQRRAKEEVICEKGQDQISTRTKREKT; translated from the exons ATGGATGGGAGAGACGAAACGTGCGAGTCTGACATGAATATCATGGAGCAAAGGACTGTACATATTAAGGAGGAGGAGTGTGGGTGGGAGCCTGTCCACCTCAAACAGGAGAATCTCTGCATTAAGGATGAGGACTGTGAACTGGGGCCAGTGGGCATTAAAGAGGAGGCTGAAGAGAAGTCTGTCAGTATCGTGACACCCAAACATGAAAGTGTGGAAAGTGTCAAGGAAGAAGACCTTCATTATGGATATCAAGATGGAGCAGTGACCGCGTTAGTCTCCTCTCAGAGCACACACTGTTCATCTTTGGAGCCTTCCATCGATGTTAAGTCTGAATCATTACAGTCTGACACGAACAGGAGTGTGGAAATGTCATCCGTTAGAACGCTGGAGGATCAGCCACCACCTTCAAATCAGTCTGGAGCAA GTGACATAActcactgctgttctgaatgtggcagacACTTCTCTTACAAGAGTAATCTTACAAGACACTTGagagttcacaccggagagaagccgtattgctgttctgaatgtggcaaacagttttgtTACAAGAGCAGTCTTCAGTGCCACACTAGAATCCACACTGCCGAGAAGCCATATTCTtgcttggaatgtggcaaacgattctctcaAATTCACAATCTTCAgtgccacaaaagaattcacacgggGAAGACACCATATTGCtgcttggaatgtggcaaacaaataTTTTACAGGAAGAATTTTCAGGAACACTTAAgacttcacacaggagagaagccctattgctgttctgaatgtggaaagaaATTTGCGAGAATCGACAATCTTCAAAGACATAAAGTAATTCATACGGGAGAGAAGccctattgctgttctgaatgtggcaaacaattttttGACAAGAGTAGTCTTCAGAGCCACACTAGAATCCACAGTACAGAGAAGCCccattgctgtttggaatgtggaaaACGATTCCTACGAACAAACAGTCTTGTACGCCACAAAAGAacacacactggagaaaaaccatattgctgcttggaatgtggcaaacaattcagtGAAAAGAGCAATCTTCGGAGCCACTCAAAAATTCACACAAGAGAACAGATGAGGCCAAAAGATTGTACGTTGACCAAAAAAATAAGAGGACTTGATACAACCAAGTGGTCAATCGAAGATAAAGAGGAGATTATGTACTGCTACTTTTATGCAACAGACCCTGAATTTCCAACAATGGGATATACCAGGAGGGCTCGCATAAAACTGCAATTCAGAAACATAATCTCAAGTTCCAAGTTAAATAACATAACAGACGCAAACCTAAGGTCTCTAATTGGATATATTAAAGGAAGTAAGAAAATAACTCGGGAGAAATTAGAATATCTGCAAAGAAGAGCAAAAGAAGAAGTAATATGTGAGAAAGGTCAAGATCAAATCAGTACGAGAACCAAAAGGGAGAAGACCTGA